Below is a genomic region from Xylophilus sp. GW821-FHT01B05.
CATCGGCGGTGCGTCTGCATCCGGTGGCGTGGGCAAGGTCATGGGGGCGGTGATCGGCGCTTTCATCATGGGCGTGATGAACAACGGCATGTCGATCATGGGCGTGGGCATCGACTACCAGCAGGTCATCAAGGGCCTGGTGCTGCTGGCCGCGGTGTTCCTGGACGTCTATCACAAGAACAAATAGGCCTGCTGTGCCGACCATGAGCGAATCCCTCGCCCCCGTGCTGGAGCTGCAGGGCATACACAAGCGCTTTGGCAGCGTCGATGTGCTGCGCGACATCCGCCTGCGGCTCTACCCGGGCGAGATCCATGCGCTGATGGGCCAGAACGGCGCGGGCAAGTCGACCCTGATCAAGGTGCTGACGGGCGTGCTCGCATCCAACGGCGGTGACATGCAATTGCAGGGCCGGGCGATCCACCCCGGCTCGCCGCTGGAGGCGCAGAAGCTGGGCATCAGCACGGTCTACCAGGAGGTCAACCTGTGCCCGAACCTGTCGGTGGCCGAAAACGTGTTTGCCGGCCGCTACCCGCGTTGCGGGCCGCTGCAGGGCTGGCGCATCGACTGGGCGGCGGTGCAGCGCCAGGCGCGCGAGCTGCTGGCGCGCATCGGCCTGCAGATCGACGTGACGCGGCTGCTGTCGAGCTACCCCGTGGCGGTGCAGCAGATGGTGGCCATTGCCCGCGCGCTGGGCGTGTCGGCCAAGGTGTTGATCCTGGACGAACCCACATCGAGCCTTGACGACGACGAGGTGCAGAAGCTGTTCGAGGTGCTGCGGCGCCTGCGCGGCGAGGGCATGGCCATCGTCTTTGTCTCGCATTTTCTGAACCAGGTCTATGCCGTGTCGGACCGCATCACGGTGCTGCGCAATGGCCAGTGGGTGGGCGAATGGCGCGCCGCAGAGCTGGGGCCGCAGGCCTTGATCGCGGCCATGCTGGGGCGCGAACTGGCAGAGCAGCCGGCGCAGGCGCTGCTGCCTGAGAGCCGCGACACGGATGCGCCCGCGCTGCTGCAGACCGAGGGCCTGGGCCAGACCGGGCAACTGCAGCCGCTGGACCTGCAGGTACGTGCCGGCGAGGTGGTGGGCCTGGCCGGCCTGCTGGGTGCGGGCCGCACGGAGACGGCGCGTTTGTTGTTTGGGCTGGCATCGCCCGACCGTGGCCTGCTCCGTATCGATGGCAAGACGGTGCGTTTCTCCAACCCCGCAGACGCGGTGCGGCAGGGCCTGGCGCTGTGCCCGGAGGAACGCAAGATCGACGGCATCGTGGCCGAGCTGTCGGTGCGCGAGAACATTGTGCTGGCCCTGCAGGCACGCATGGGCATGCGCCACTTTCTGTCGCATGCCGCGCAAACGGCGCTGGCCGAGCGCTTTGTGGCCGCACTGGGCATCAAGACCGCCAGCGTGGAGACGCCCATCGGCCTGCTGTCTGGCGGCAACCAGCAAAAGGCGCTGATCGCGCGCTGGCTGGCGACCGAGCCGCGGCTGTTGATCCTGGACGAACCCACACGCGGCATAGACGTGGCCGCCAAGCAAGAAATCATGGAGCAGATCCTGCAACTGGCCAAGGCTGGCATGGCGGTGCTGTTCATCTCGTCGGAGATGAGCGAGGTGGTGCGCGTGGCGCACCGCATCGTGGTGCTGCGCGACCGGCGCAAGGTGGGTGAGCTGCCCGGTGGCAGCAGTGAAGACGCTGTCTACAACATGATTGCCTCAGGGCAGTGAGCCAAGCATGAGCCCATTCAAAACCCTGTTGCAGCACCGCCTGGCCTGGCCCCTGCTTACGCTCTTGCTGCTGTTGGCCGCCAACACCGCGTTCAACGCCAGCTTTCTGCATATCGAGTGGCGCAGCGGCCATCTGTATGGCAGCCTGATCGACATCCTCAACCGTGCGGCGCCGCTGGTGCTGGTGTCGCTGGGCATGACACTGGTGATTGCCACGCGCGGCATCGACATCTCGGTCGGCGCAGTGGTGGCCATCGCGGCGGCGGTGGCGGCCTGGATGATTGGCGGCTCGGTGTCGGGCGGTGTGAGCCGCTTCCCGATGCCGCTGGCGATCCTGGCGGCGCTGGGCGTGGCGCTGGTGTGCGGCCTGTGGAACGGGCTGCTGGTGGCGAAGATCGGCATGCAGCCCATCATCGCCACGCTGATCCTGATGGTGGCGGGACGCGGCATCGCGCAGCTGATCGCCGATGGCCAGATCATCACCATCTACTACACGCCCTTCTTCTTTTTGGGCGGTGGCTATCTGCTGGGCCTGCCGTTCTCGCTGTTCGTGGCGGGTACGGTCTTTTTGCTGCTCTACCTGGCGGTCACGCGCACGGCGCTGGGCCTGTTCATCCAGGCCGTGGGCATCAACCCGACTGCTGCGCTGGTGGCGGGTGTGCAGGCGCGGCGGCTGATTCTGTACAGCTATGCCTTTTGCGGCCTGTGTGCCGGCATGGCGGGCTTGCTGATCAGCTCCAACGTCAAGAGTGCCGATGGCAACAACGCCGGGCAACTGCTGGAGCTGGATGCGATCCTGGCCGTGACGCTGGGCGGCACCGCGCTGACTGGCGGGCGCTTCAGCCTGGCGGGCAGCGTGGTGGGCGCGCTGATCATCCAGACACTGACCTATGCCATCTACTCCCTGGGCGTGCCGCCCGAGATCAATCTGGTGGTCAAGGCCGTGGTCGTGTTTTTGGTGATGCTGCTGCAGTCGGCTGAATTCCGCGCCATGGTGCGCACCTGGGTGCAGCGCCCCGCGCTGGAGGCCACGCCATGAGCGCGGTGGTGCCAGACACGGTGGCGGGCGGCCTGGGCAAGGGCCGCCGCCTGCCGCGCGTGCAGCCACAGTACCTGCCGCTGGCGGCCACGGTGTCGCTGTTCTTTGCCATGGCCACGCTGGGCTCGCTGCGCTATGACGGCTTTTTCTCGGCCCAGGTGTTTCTGAACCTGCTGATCGACAACGCCTTTTTGATCATCGTTGCGGTGGGCATGACTTTCGTCATCCTGTCGGGCGGCATCGACCTGTCGGTGGGCTCGGTGATCGCGCTGACCACCATGGTGTCGGCCTCGCTGGTAGAGAAGCACGGCTGGAGCCCGGCGCTGGTGATCCCGCTGGTGCTGGCGATGGGGCTGGGCTTTGGCGCCTTCATGGGGCTGCTGATTGAGCGCTTTCGGCTGCAGCCTTTTGTCGTCACGCTGGCCGGCATGTTCCTGGCGCGCGGCCTGTGCTACCTGATCAGCATCGACTCGATCAGCATCACGCAGGATTTCTATACCGAGGTGTCGCAGCTGCGCGTGCCGCTGGGCGGCGATGCCTCGCTGTCGGTGGGCGCCATCATCGCCCTGGTGGTGGTGGCCGCAGCGATCTTCATCGCGCACTACACCTCGTTTGGCCGGGCGGTGTATGCGATTGGCGGCAATGAGCAGTCGGCGCTGCTGATGGGCCTGCCGGTGCGCTCGACGCGGGTGGGTGTTTACGCGCTGTCGGGTTTTTGCTCGGCGCTGGCGGGTGTGGTGTTCACCTTCTACATGCTGTCGGGCTACGGCCTGCATGCGGTGGGGCTGGAGCTGGATGCCATCGCCGCCGTGGTGATCGGCGGCACGCTGCTGACCGGCGGCGTGGGCTATGTGGCGGGCACGCTGTTTGGCGTGCTGATGCTCGGGATCATCCAGACGCTTATTTCTTTTGACGGCACGCTCAGCTCATGGTGGACCCGCATCGTGATTGGTGCGCTGCTGTTCGTCTTCTGCCTGCTGCAGCGCTTCATCACCTCGCGCGCACCGCGGCGCTGACCCTCTTTCTTCCCACAGGACACCCCATGGCGGATACCCCCAAAAAATTACGCTCCACCCAATGGTTTGGCTCGGCCGACAAGAACGGTTTCATGTACCGCAGCTGGATGAAGAACCAGGGCATCCCGGACCATGAATTTGACGGCCGGCCGATCATCGGCATCTGCAACACCTGGTCTGAGCTGACGCCTTGCAACGCGCACTTTCGCAAGATTGCCGAGCACGTCAAGCGCGGCATCTTCGAGGCCGGTGGCTTCCCGGTGGAGTTCCCTGTGTTCTCCAACGGTGAATCGAATCTGCGTCCCACCGCCATGCTTACGCGCAACCTTGCCAGCATGGATGTGGAGGAGGCGATTCGCGGCAACCCCATCGATGCGGTGGTGCTGCTCACCGGCTGCGACAAGACCACGCCCGCACTGCTGATGGGTGCGGCCAGTTGCGACATTCCGGCCATCGTCGTCACCGGCGGCCCCATGCTCAACGGCAAGCTGGATGGCAAGAACATCGGCTCTGGCACCGCTGTCTGGCAGCTGCATGAATCGCTGAAGGCTGGCGAGATCAACGAGCACCAATTCTTCGCCGCCGAAGCCGGCATGTCGCGCTCGGCCGGCACCTGCAACACCATGGGCACGGCCTCCACCATGGCCTGCATGGCCGAGGCGCTGGGCACCTCGCTGCCACACAATGCCGCGATTCCGGCGGTGGATTCGCGACGCTACGTGCTGGCACATATGTCGGGTTCGCGTGCGGTGGAAATGGCGCGTGAAGGCCTGACCCTTTCCAAGATTCTGACGCGCGAAGCCTTCGAGAACGCCATTCGCACCAACGCGGCCATCGGTGGTTCGACCAATGCGGTGATTCATCTGAAAGCCATCGCCGGCCGTATCGGTGTGCAACTGGACCTGGAAGATTGGACCGGCATTGGCCGCAACACCCCGACCATCGTGGACTTGCAGCCCTCGGGCCGCTTCCTGATGGAGGAGTTCTACTACGCTGGCGGCCTGCCCGCCGTGCTGCGCCGCCTGGGCGAAAACGGCTTGTTGCCGCACCCTGATGCGCTGACAGTCAACGGCAAGTCCATGTGGGACAACGTGCGCGAAGCGCCCCAGTACAACGACGAGGTGATCCGCCCCATCGACAAGCCGCTGATCGCCGACGGCGGCATCCGCATCCTGCGCGGCAACCTGTCGCCGCGCGGCGCGGTGCTGAAGCCTTCGGCCGCATCGCCCGAGCTGCTCAAGCACCGTGGCCGCGCCGTGGTGTTCGAGAACCTGGAGCACTACAAGGAGCGCATCGTTGATGAAGACCTCGATATCGATGCGAGCTGCGTGATGGTGCTGAAGAACTGCGGCCCCAAGGGCTACC
It encodes:
- a CDS encoding sugar ABC transporter ATP-binding protein translates to MSESLAPVLELQGIHKRFGSVDVLRDIRLRLYPGEIHALMGQNGAGKSTLIKVLTGVLASNGGDMQLQGRAIHPGSPLEAQKLGISTVYQEVNLCPNLSVAENVFAGRYPRCGPLQGWRIDWAAVQRQARELLARIGLQIDVTRLLSSYPVAVQQMVAIARALGVSAKVLILDEPTSSLDDDEVQKLFEVLRRLRGEGMAIVFVSHFLNQVYAVSDRITVLRNGQWVGEWRAAELGPQALIAAMLGRELAEQPAQALLPESRDTDAPALLQTEGLGQTGQLQPLDLQVRAGEVVGLAGLLGAGRTETARLLFGLASPDRGLLRIDGKTVRFSNPADAVRQGLALCPEERKIDGIVAELSVRENIVLALQARMGMRHFLSHAAQTALAERFVAALGIKTASVETPIGLLSGGNQQKALIARWLATEPRLLILDEPTRGIDVAAKQEIMEQILQLAKAGMAVLFISSEMSEVVRVAHRIVVLRDRRKVGELPGGSSEDAVYNMIASGQ
- a CDS encoding ABC transporter permease, whose translation is MSPFKTLLQHRLAWPLLTLLLLLAANTAFNASFLHIEWRSGHLYGSLIDILNRAAPLVLVSLGMTLVIATRGIDISVGAVVAIAAAVAAWMIGGSVSGGVSRFPMPLAILAALGVALVCGLWNGLLVAKIGMQPIIATLILMVAGRGIAQLIADGQIITIYYTPFFFLGGGYLLGLPFSLFVAGTVFLLLYLAVTRTALGLFIQAVGINPTAALVAGVQARRLILYSYAFCGLCAGMAGLLISSNVKSADGNNAGQLLELDAILAVTLGGTALTGGRFSLAGSVVGALIIQTLTYAIYSLGVPPEINLVVKAVVVFLVMLLQSAEFRAMVRTWVQRPALEATP
- the yjfF gene encoding galactofuranose ABC transporter, permease protein YjfF, whose amino-acid sequence is MSAVVPDTVAGGLGKGRRLPRVQPQYLPLAATVSLFFAMATLGSLRYDGFFSAQVFLNLLIDNAFLIIVAVGMTFVILSGGIDLSVGSVIALTTMVSASLVEKHGWSPALVIPLVLAMGLGFGAFMGLLIERFRLQPFVVTLAGMFLARGLCYLISIDSISITQDFYTEVSQLRVPLGGDASLSVGAIIALVVVAAAIFIAHYTSFGRAVYAIGGNEQSALLMGLPVRSTRVGVYALSGFCSALAGVVFTFYMLSGYGLHAVGLELDAIAAVVIGGTLLTGGVGYVAGTLFGVLMLGIIQTLISFDGTLSSWWTRIVIGALLFVFCLLQRFITSRAPRR
- a CDS encoding IlvD/Edd family dehydratase — translated: MADTPKKLRSTQWFGSADKNGFMYRSWMKNQGIPDHEFDGRPIIGICNTWSELTPCNAHFRKIAEHVKRGIFEAGGFPVEFPVFSNGESNLRPTAMLTRNLASMDVEEAIRGNPIDAVVLLTGCDKTTPALLMGAASCDIPAIVVTGGPMLNGKLDGKNIGSGTAVWQLHESLKAGEINEHQFFAAEAGMSRSAGTCNTMGTASTMACMAEALGTSLPHNAAIPAVDSRRYVLAHMSGSRAVEMAREGLTLSKILTREAFENAIRTNAAIGGSTNAVIHLKAIAGRIGVQLDLEDWTGIGRNTPTIVDLQPSGRFLMEEFYYAGGLPAVLRRLGENGLLPHPDALTVNGKSMWDNVREAPQYNDEVIRPIDKPLIADGGIRILRGNLSPRGAVLKPSAASPELLKHRGRAVVFENLEHYKERIVDEDLDIDASCVMVLKNCGPKGYPGMAEVGNMGLPPKLLRQGVKDMVRISDARMSGTAYGTVVLHVAPEAADGGPLAVVRDGDWIELDCDAGRLHLDISDAELAERLRAYVTPAPPKNGGYQRLYVDHVLQADEGCDFDFLVGCRGADVPRHSH